A window of the Arachis duranensis cultivar V14167 chromosome 5, aradu.V14167.gnm2.J7QH, whole genome shotgun sequence genome harbors these coding sequences:
- the LOC107490190 gene encoding uncharacterized protein LOC107490190, with translation MSHPVELCLYSYLVAEQLIIDSETAYEHEASNVSSDQDKGKIKRFANWILDVGNEIFGSVVGDESKVKFPDGLLITTTDDPLSLIWYFQSRVILAPTLESVEKVNDFAIVLTIFPMMENEYLNSETTCQDDKNEDIQKEWFTLEFLNDIKCSGLPNHKLTLKLGVTVMLLRNIDQTSGLCNGTRSIVNKLGSNIIGATVVTGRNIGDKVYIPRMNLIPSDSGLPFKF, from the exons ATGTCGCATCCAGTGGAATTGTGTCTTTACTCCTATCTGGTGGCAGAACAGCTCATTATAG ATTCTGAAACTGCATATGAACATGAGGCTTCTAATGTCTCTTCAGATCAAGATAAAGGTAAAATAAAGAGATTTGCTAATTGGATACTCGATGTTGGAAATGAAATTTTTGGTTCTGTTGTTGGTGATGAATCAAAAGTGAAATTTCCAGATGGTCTATTGATTACAACTACTGATgaccctctctctctcatttg GTATTTTCAGAGTAGAGTGATTCTTGCACCCACGCTTGAGAGTGTCGAGAAGGTAAACGATTTCGCAATCGTCTTGACAATCTTTCCAATGATGGAAAATGAGTATTTGAATTCTGAAACAACATGTCAAGATGATAAGAATGAAGATATACAAAAAGAGTGGTTCACACTAGAGTTCCTAAATGACATCAAATGTTCGGGACTACCAAATCACAAGTTGACTTTGAAACTAGGAGTCACTGTAATGCTACTGCGAAACATAGACCAAACATCAGGTTTATGCAACGGGACAAGATCAATAGTTAACAAACTTGGTAGCAACATAATTGGAGCGACGGTAGTGACCGGTAGAAATATTGGAGATAAAGTGTACATTCCAAGAATGAACTTAATCCCTTCAGATTCAGGGTTGCCATTTAAGTTCTAA